The Amycolatopsis nigrescens CSC17Ta-90 genomic interval CCGGGAACCGGCTGGCGAGCATGCCGGCGAGCGCCGCGTAATACAGGCAGTGCGGCACGGTCGCGACGACCACGCCGAGCATCGCCGCGCTGTAGCTCCCGGTGCCGATCAGCAGGAACATCAGCGGCATCAGCACGAGCTCGGGCAGCAGCATCACGCACACCGCCTTGCGCCAGCTGTCCATCCGGGTGACCAGTACCGCGCCCCACGGCTGGACCAGGATCTGGGTGATGTTGGCGACCAAGATGATGGTGAGGAAGGAACTCCGCGTGAAGCCGACGTCCGACGTCGCCCAGGACAACGCGAAGGTGGACTTGAAATAGGTCGCCGACAGCCCGATCGTGCAGGCGCCGATGCCGAGCACGATCAGCATCGGATGGTTGCGGAGCACCTCGGTCAGCGGCAGCTTCGCGACCTTCTTGGCCTTGATCAGCCCGGCCATCGCGGGTGACTCGGTGACCTTCAGCCGGATGAACAGCCCGACCCCGACCAGCAGGGCCGAGGCGAGGAACGGGATCCGCCAGCCCCAGCTGACGAACGCCTGGTCCGGCAACTGGCTGATGGCAAGAAAACTGACCGTGCTCAGCGTGTTGCCCACCGGGGAACCCTGCTGCGCGAACGCGCCGTACAGAATGGACTTGCCCTTGGGGGCGTGCTCGGACGCGATCAGCACCGACCCGCCCCATTCGCCGCCGAGGCCGATGCCCTGGATCATCCGGATCAGCACCAGCAGGATCGGCGC includes:
- a CDS encoding MFS transporter, with translation MAAATARDANATAKRAGIGAFIGSTIEWFDFYIYGTASALVFDKVFFPELDGALGTLVAFATFWVGFLARPIGGIIFGHIGDRLGRKKTLVITLLLMGVSTTLIGVLPSYASIGMAAPILLVLIRMIQGIGLGGEWGGSVLIASEHAPKGKSILYGAFAQQGSPVGNTLSTVSFLAISQLPDQAFVSWGWRIPFLASALLVGVGLFIRLKVTESPAMAGLIKAKKVAKLPLTEVLRNHPMLIVLGIGACTIGLSATYFKSTFALSWATSDVGFTRSSFLTIILVANITQILVQPWGAVLVTRMDSWRKAVCVMLLPELVLMPLMFLLIGTGSYSAAMLGVVVATVPHCLYYAALAGMLASRFPAHVRYTGISLCYQLCGTLLGGTTPIAGQFLLNLTGSIAAVIVFAVFQVLLTLGCMLALLKRPNYDERAGEQAEARPMISQHRL